In the genome of Pseudomonas protegens, one region contains:
- a CDS encoding aconitase X, translating to MSGSRLQAKSLVHGVAQGEVLFSSVPLSLWGGVDPYTSEVIDRHHPLSGEHLAGKVLVIPCGRGSCSGSAVIMELLLNGKAPAALVFAEDEEILTLGALVAQEIFQVSIPVVSVAEEGFGRFANARTVRITGTLVEIDGGGDEQPVDASLAAVGVVQLSASDRAMLDGQSGKACQVAMQIILQMARIQGASELIDVTQAHIDGCIYTGPASLRFARQLCEWGARVVVPTSLNSVSVDQRRWRSQGVRSELGEPASALADAYVNMGCRPTFTCAPYLLDTAPSLGEQIVWAESNAVVYANSVLGARTMKYPDYLDICIALTGRAPLSGCHIDKNRQAAVVIEVPQLADFDESLYPLLGYHVGLIAGQRIPLVMGLDGHSVTADDLKGFGAAFATTSAAPMFHIAGVTPEAQSLAALEGLARPLEVVKIRLEDLYRSWQELNTADDRQVDIISLGNPHFSLDEFKRLAQLCAGQRKHPQVSIMVTSGRTVFEQAEAAGAIDVLTAFGVEFITDTCWCMIEKPLLKPNARSLMTNSGKYAHYGPGISGLGIHYAGLATCAETARTGLAPAAAPAWIRP from the coding sequence ATGAGCGGTTCGCGTCTGCAGGCAAAGTCGTTGGTGCATGGGGTTGCCCAGGGAGAGGTGCTGTTTTCCAGCGTTCCCCTGAGCCTGTGGGGAGGGGTCGATCCTTACACCAGTGAGGTGATTGATCGGCACCATCCGCTGTCTGGTGAGCATCTTGCCGGCAAGGTGCTGGTGATTCCCTGCGGGCGTGGTTCGTGTTCCGGCAGCGCGGTGATCATGGAGCTGTTGTTGAACGGCAAGGCGCCAGCGGCCTTGGTGTTTGCCGAAGACGAAGAAATTCTCACCTTGGGGGCCCTGGTCGCCCAGGAAATCTTCCAGGTGTCGATTCCTGTCGTAAGCGTCGCAGAGGAGGGCTTTGGGCGGTTTGCCAATGCCCGGACGGTGCGAATAACAGGCACGTTGGTGGAGATTGATGGAGGCGGCGATGAGCAGCCCGTCGACGCCTCGCTGGCGGCGGTCGGGGTTGTGCAGCTCTCTGCCAGTGATCGGGCGATGCTCGATGGCCAGTCCGGCAAGGCCTGCCAAGTGGCCATGCAGATCATCCTGCAAATGGCCAGGATTCAAGGCGCGAGTGAACTCATCGACGTGACCCAGGCGCATATCGATGGCTGCATCTACACCGGTCCAGCCAGCCTGCGTTTTGCCCGGCAGCTGTGTGAATGGGGCGCCAGGGTCGTGGTGCCCACCAGCCTCAACTCGGTATCGGTGGACCAGCGACGCTGGCGCAGCCAGGGCGTCAGGTCCGAACTGGGCGAGCCGGCCAGTGCGTTGGCGGACGCCTACGTCAACATGGGTTGTCGACCGACCTTCACCTGTGCGCCGTACTTGCTCGACACCGCGCCGAGCTTGGGCGAGCAGATTGTCTGGGCTGAATCCAATGCCGTGGTTTACGCCAACAGCGTATTGGGTGCCCGCACCATGAAGTATCCGGACTACCTGGATATCTGCATTGCACTGACCGGGCGCGCGCCCTTGAGCGGCTGCCATATCGACAAGAATCGCCAGGCGGCGGTGGTGATCGAGGTGCCGCAGCTGGCGGATTTCGACGAGTCGCTGTATCCGCTGCTCGGCTACCATGTGGGCCTGATCGCGGGGCAGCGCATACCACTGGTGATGGGGTTGGACGGACACAGTGTCACGGCGGACGATCTGAAAGGCTTCGGTGCGGCCTTTGCAACCACCTCTGCGGCGCCAATGTTCCACATTGCCGGGGTCACCCCGGAAGCGCAGTCCCTGGCGGCACTCGAAGGGCTTGCCAGGCCCTTGGAAGTCGTCAAGATCCGCCTCGAGGACCTGTACCGCAGTTGGCAGGAGCTGAACACGGCCGATGATCGACAGGTGGATATCATCTCCCTGGGCAATCCGCATTTTTCTCTCGACGAATTCAAGCGCCTGGCACAACTGTGCGCGGGCCAGCGCAAGCACCCGCAGGTTTCGATCATGGTCACCAGCGGCAGGACGGTATTCGAGCAGGCCGAGGCGGCGGGAGCGATCGATGTCCTGACAGCCTTCGGCGTGGAGTTCATCACTGACACTTGCTGGTGCATGATCGAAAAGCCGCTGCTCAAACCCAACGCCCGTTCACTGATGACCAACTCCGGCAAGTACGCGCATTACGGTCCGGGAATTTCCGGCTTGGGCATTCACTATGCCGGGCTGGCGACCTGTGCCGAGACCGCACGTACCGGCCTGGCGCCAGCGGCAGCTCCCGCCTGGATTCGTCCGTAA
- a CDS encoding SIR2 family NAD-dependent protein deacylase, which translates to MSQMQRAADVLRRSKKIVFFSGAGISAESGIPTFRDKLTGLWAKHDPQRLETADAFRENPALVWGWYLWRRHQVSGAKPNPAHLCIPRFQHAGWEVSVITQNIDDLHERAGSLDVVHVHGSLMGAKCIACHRPGELTPDQLRVSEEGQWIEPPRCEHCNERLRPGVVWFREKLPEDAWRSAVRLVRDCDVLISVGTSGVVMPAAGIPEMALAAGAAVIHVNLEEVGLVGADEIMLKGSAGEVLPELLLAVGGTPSQLDGSI; encoded by the coding sequence GTGAGCCAAATGCAAAGAGCTGCCGATGTTCTACGCAGGTCCAAGAAAATCGTTTTTTTCTCGGGCGCTGGCATCTCGGCCGAGAGCGGAATACCGACGTTTCGCGACAAACTAACCGGGTTATGGGCCAAGCACGACCCTCAACGCCTGGAAACAGCGGACGCCTTTCGGGAGAACCCGGCTCTCGTATGGGGCTGGTACTTGTGGCGGCGGCACCAGGTCAGCGGGGCAAAGCCAAACCCAGCCCACCTGTGCATTCCCCGGTTTCAACATGCCGGCTGGGAGGTGTCCGTCATTACCCAAAATATCGATGACCTGCATGAGCGGGCAGGTTCATTGGACGTGGTTCACGTTCACGGCAGCTTGATGGGGGCGAAATGCATTGCATGTCACCGGCCAGGCGAATTAACACCTGACCAACTGAGGGTTTCTGAGGAAGGACAGTGGATCGAGCCTCCTCGGTGTGAGCATTGCAACGAAAGGCTTCGGCCGGGGGTGGTCTGGTTCAGGGAGAAGCTGCCCGAGGACGCCTGGCGGTCCGCAGTACGGCTCGTGAGAGATTGTGATGTGCTGATTTCAGTGGGGACTTCCGGCGTAGTCATGCCGGCAGCTGGCATTCCGGAAATGGCGCTCGCAGCCGGGGCCGCGGTGATCCATGTCAACCTTGAAGAGGTTGGCTTGGTTGGCGCGGACGAGATAATGCTGAAAGGAAGTGCTGGTGAGGTATTGCCTGAGCTGCTCCTGGCGGTCGGGGGGACACCGTCACAGCTTGATGGATCTATCTAG
- a CDS encoding cytosine permease gives MPSSSVELRQPALLEKRSIDHIPESERHGSLYSQFTLWLGCNLQITALLTGSLAAVLGGDVFWSLIGLLVGQIFGGTVMALHAAQGPKLGLPQMISSRVQFGVYGATIPIVLVALMYLGFNATGAILSGQAVAQLAGVSNSGGILIFAGLTMLMTIMGYRFIHIAGRIASVVGVIAFCYLFVRLTMTKDIGQLLAIRHFDWASFLLAVSLSASWQIAYGPYVADYSRYLPSKTSPLKTILAVGLGSVIGAQVSMVLGVFAAALAGASFAGHEVSVIVGLGSTGLTAALIYFSIAFGKLTISTLNAYGSFMCAATVISGLRGDVAISAAQRICFVLCIVGASTTVALLGEDSFIGTFKSFILFLLAFFTPWSAINLVDFYFINKEQYNLNALFDPNGQYGRWNSVGIGTYIFGVLIQMPFISTSLYTGPFVEKMGGVDISWIIGLIIPGVLYYIFAKRNASFMPVQTHPTN, from the coding sequence ATGCCCAGCTCTTCGGTTGAACTGCGTCAACCCGCCTTGCTCGAAAAACGCTCTATCGACCATATTCCAGAATCAGAACGGCATGGCAGCCTCTATAGCCAGTTCACGCTATGGCTCGGCTGCAACCTGCAAATTACTGCACTGTTGACCGGCTCCCTTGCCGCAGTTCTGGGTGGTGACGTGTTCTGGTCACTGATCGGACTGTTGGTCGGCCAGATATTTGGCGGCACCGTCATGGCGCTGCATGCCGCTCAAGGGCCGAAGCTCGGCTTGCCCCAGATGATCTCAAGTCGTGTCCAGTTTGGCGTGTACGGGGCAACGATTCCTATCGTCCTGGTCGCCCTCATGTACCTGGGCTTCAACGCCACAGGCGCTATTCTCTCCGGCCAGGCCGTGGCGCAATTGGCTGGGGTCAGCAACAGTGGCGGTATTCTGATTTTTGCCGGGCTGACAATGCTCATGACGATCATGGGCTACCGCTTCATTCACATCGCAGGTCGCATAGCGAGCGTGGTGGGTGTCATCGCGTTCTGCTATCTGTTTGTCCGCTTGACGATGACCAAAGATATCGGCCAGCTCTTGGCAATTCGTCACTTTGACTGGGCTAGCTTCCTGCTCGCTGTGTCGCTTTCAGCTTCATGGCAAATCGCGTATGGCCCATACGTCGCGGACTACTCTCGCTACCTTCCGAGCAAAACTTCACCTCTCAAAACCATCCTGGCTGTTGGACTGGGCTCGGTGATTGGCGCGCAGGTTTCTATGGTACTTGGAGTGTTCGCAGCCGCTCTGGCCGGAGCCAGCTTCGCCGGCCATGAGGTATCCGTCATTGTGGGGCTCGGTAGCACGGGCCTGACAGCAGCGCTGATCTACTTCAGCATTGCATTCGGCAAACTCACGATCTCGACACTCAACGCCTACGGCAGCTTCATGTGCGCCGCGACGGTCATCAGTGGTTTGCGTGGCGATGTGGCAATCAGTGCGGCGCAAAGAATTTGCTTTGTGTTGTGCATCGTCGGCGCGTCCACGACGGTTGCACTGCTCGGAGAGGATTCGTTTATCGGAACCTTCAAATCATTCATTTTGTTCCTGCTTGCCTTCTTCACCCCATGGAGCGCGATTAACCTTGTTGACTTCTACTTCATCAACAAGGAGCAATATAATCTCAACGCCTTATTCGACCCCAACGGACAGTATGGCCGCTGGAACAGCGTGGGTATTGGCACTTACATCTTCGGCGTTTTAATCCAGATGCCCTTTATTTCGACCAGCCTGTACACCGGCCCCTTTGTCGAGAAAATGGGAGGAGTAGATATCTCCTGGATCATTGGGCTTATCATTCCCGGCGTTTTGTATTACATCTTTGCGAAACGAAACGCTTCGTTCATGCCTGTCCAAACACACCCCACCAATTAA
- the speB gene encoding agmatinase produces MANKNPQPIDAALVPRFAGIPTFMRLPAFEDPSQVRIGLVGVPWDGGTTNRAGARHGPREVRNMSSLMRKVHHVSRIAPYDLVRVGDLGDAPVNPIDLLDSLKQIEGFFSKLHQAGVVPLSVGGDHLVTLPIFRALARHRPIGMVHFDAHSDTNDRYFGNNPYTHGTPFRRAIEEGLLDPRRTVQIGIRGSIYSAEDEAFAEACGIRVIHMEEFCDLGVEGTLAEIRRVIGDDPTYISFDVDVLDPAFAPGTGTPEIGGMTTLQAQQMIRGLRGLNLLGADVVEVSPPFDLGGATALVGATMMFELLCILADALAEQA; encoded by the coding sequence ATGGCTAACAAGAATCCACAGCCTATTGACGCGGCCCTGGTGCCACGCTTCGCAGGCATCCCCACGTTCATGCGGCTGCCCGCCTTCGAAGACCCGTCTCAGGTTCGCATTGGCTTGGTAGGTGTACCTTGGGATGGCGGCACTACCAACCGCGCCGGTGCACGCCACGGACCGCGTGAAGTACGGAACATGTCCAGCCTCATGCGCAAGGTTCATCACGTGAGCCGCATTGCGCCCTATGACCTGGTCCGCGTCGGCGACCTAGGTGATGCCCCGGTCAATCCGATCGACCTTCTGGACTCGCTGAAGCAGATCGAAGGATTCTTCAGCAAACTGCATCAGGCGGGCGTCGTCCCCTTGTCTGTAGGCGGCGACCATCTGGTCACCCTGCCGATCTTTCGCGCTCTCGCCAGGCATCGCCCAATCGGTATGGTGCATTTCGATGCTCACTCCGACACCAATGATCGCTACTTCGGCAACAACCCCTACACCCATGGCACGCCCTTCCGTCGCGCGATTGAAGAAGGTCTGCTGGACCCGCGGCGCACCGTGCAGATCGGCATTCGCGGCTCCATCTACTCAGCCGAAGATGAAGCCTTCGCCGAAGCGTGTGGGATCAGAGTGATCCACATGGAGGAGTTCTGCGATCTTGGCGTGGAAGGCACCCTGGCAGAGATTCGCCGAGTGATTGGCGACGACCCTACCTACATCAGCTTCGACGTCGATGTGCTGGACCCGGCTTTCGCTCCTGGAACTGGCACACCAGAAATTGGCGGGATGACCACGCTGCAGGCCCAACAAATGATCCGCGGCCTGCGCGGTTTGAACTTGCTCGGTGCCGATGTCGTTGAGGTTTCGCCCCCGTTTGACCTGGGAGGCGCCACAGCGCTTGTCGGCGCAACGATGATGTTCGAACTGCTCTGCATCCTCGCGGATGCTCTGGCTGAACAGGCCTAG
- a CDS encoding APC family permease: MSFSDFIGYDRKGEVREINTTLSKGRLSTLNVCANTLAFNGPAWVGVSSMPLLYTLSGELAPLSILAAYFFPMMVIAFSLVYLVRRAPAAGGVFVFSKRYLTPAAATILGWTYVIMCFSVTAMCALVGAQYAQSLLGLDGSTHTGQVVASTMLLVFMVLNLRGVEATAKVAICLLALELAVLLGLGLAGIIDPQVPSAGVLSSYLPSSLDSFWTAIGPGMLFGMWMLAQFDSSINFIEEARTPVRTIQRSFLLTLTAMLVIYSIAAIGWKMAVPTSTLAGMFSDSAQAIGSIAQLYLPSWLLWLPPLVIITSACNCLNISLNAGVRAGYRMSREGELPAALEKLNHRRVPARLTVIGTVCGLAMIWAKPVSDLQWYYDVVSITMMISYSTMILCFIFAVLREQPLHKAFAMSGLPALALLTLAYIAYTAGAQPADPAYLYHVWYCGIVIIASGAVVLTYNRLRRKAPTQRIVSP; this comes from the coding sequence ATGAGCTTCAGTGACTTCATCGGGTACGACCGAAAGGGTGAAGTTCGAGAGATCAACACCACCCTCTCCAAGGGACGGCTGAGTACGCTCAACGTCTGTGCCAATACACTGGCCTTCAATGGCCCCGCGTGGGTCGGGGTATCGTCGATGCCCCTGCTCTATACCCTGTCTGGAGAACTCGCACCGCTATCGATTCTCGCTGCGTATTTCTTCCCAATGATGGTGATTGCCTTCAGCCTTGTGTACCTGGTCCGCAGGGCTCCTGCGGCCGGTGGCGTTTTTGTGTTCAGTAAGCGTTATCTGACACCAGCAGCGGCCACCATTCTTGGCTGGACGTACGTGATCATGTGCTTCAGCGTGACCGCAATGTGCGCGCTGGTCGGGGCGCAATACGCACAAAGCCTCCTCGGCCTTGATGGCTCAACTCATACCGGGCAGGTCGTGGCCAGCACGATGCTCCTCGTATTCATGGTGCTGAACCTGAGGGGGGTTGAGGCTACTGCCAAAGTCGCCATCTGCCTGCTGGCTCTCGAACTCGCGGTGCTCTTGGGCCTGGGCTTGGCAGGCATCATCGATCCACAAGTACCCAGTGCAGGTGTCCTGAGCTCCTACCTGCCCTCGTCACTGGACAGTTTCTGGACGGCCATTGGTCCAGGCATGTTGTTTGGGATGTGGATGCTCGCGCAGTTCGACTCTTCGATCAATTTCATTGAAGAGGCCAGAACCCCCGTAAGAACCATCCAGCGGTCATTCCTACTGACCCTGACTGCAATGCTGGTGATCTACTCGATCGCAGCCATCGGCTGGAAAATGGCAGTCCCTACCAGCACGCTCGCTGGCATGTTCTCAGACAGTGCACAAGCAATCGGCAGCATTGCACAGCTTTACCTGCCTTCCTGGCTGCTCTGGTTACCGCCCCTGGTAATCATCACGTCAGCTTGCAACTGCTTGAACATCTCGCTGAATGCTGGGGTTCGTGCAGGCTATCGGATGAGTCGCGAAGGCGAGTTGCCAGCGGCGCTGGAGAAACTGAACCACAGGCGAGTTCCTGCTCGACTGACCGTGATTGGCACTGTCTGTGGACTGGCGATGATCTGGGCTAAGCCAGTGAGTGACTTGCAGTGGTACTACGATGTTGTGTCGATCACCATGATGATCTCCTACAGCACGATGATCCTCTGCTTCATTTTCGCGGTCTTGCGCGAACAGCCGCTTCATAAAGCCTTCGCAATGTCTGGCTTGCCTGCCTTGGCGCTTCTGACGCTCGCCTACATTGCCTACACCGCAGGTGCCCAACCTGCGGACCCTGCCTATCTCTATCACGTCTGGTACTGCGGCATCGTCATCATCGCCAGTGGTGCAGTCGTGCTCACTTACAACCGACTGCGCCGCAAGGCGCCTACGCAAAGGATTGTTTCCCCATGA
- a CDS encoding polysaccharide deacetylase family protein codes for MTMWPDRKRFAVTLSFDLDAETAWESSSLDGRRLTLLSMGAYGRRVGVPRILELLAKYDVRAQFYIPALIAERDPNVVRGIAEAGHGIGCHGYFHERVDEHTPEQNLRILRDSKAVLERTIGREVNHYRAPVWEITPDVISSLIELGFRSDSSLMGDDRPYLVGGEPGQLLELPVSWALDDWEQFAYSAEPAMGGVIEAPDKVLSLWTAEMEGMREYGGHFILTMHPQLIGRPSRLLMLERLIQRIQQNDDAWWCTPDDVYEQVRKGALDLPIHPY; via the coding sequence ATGACTATGTGGCCTGATCGAAAGCGTTTCGCTGTCACCCTGAGCTTTGACCTGGATGCTGAAACTGCGTGGGAATCGTCCAGCCTGGACGGTCGCCGACTGACTTTGCTCTCGATGGGCGCCTATGGCCGTCGTGTAGGTGTGCCCCGCATTCTTGAGCTACTTGCGAAGTACGACGTCCGCGCGCAGTTCTACATCCCGGCCTTGATCGCCGAGAGGGACCCGAACGTCGTTCGCGGGATCGCAGAAGCCGGTCATGGCATTGGCTGTCATGGCTATTTCCACGAACGCGTCGACGAACACACACCGGAACAGAACCTGCGCATCCTGCGCGACAGCAAAGCAGTGCTAGAGCGGACCATTGGGCGCGAAGTCAACCACTATCGTGCTCCGGTTTGGGAGATCACGCCGGATGTCATCAGTTCACTGATCGAGCTCGGGTTCAGATCTGACAGCAGTCTGATGGGGGATGACCGTCCTTACCTGGTAGGCGGTGAACCAGGGCAACTTCTGGAGTTGCCGGTCAGTTGGGCACTGGATGACTGGGAGCAATTTGCCTACTCCGCGGAGCCTGCCATGGGGGGGGTGATCGAGGCGCCTGACAAGGTCTTGAGTCTGTGGACCGCAGAAATGGAAGGCATGCGCGAGTATGGAGGTCATTTCATTCTAACCATGCATCCACAGCTGATTGGCAGACCCTCAAGGCTCCTGATGCTGGAGCGCCTGATTCAACGTATTCAACAGAATGACGATGCCTGGTGGTGCACGCCTGACGACGTGTATGAACAGGTGCGCAAGGGCGCGCTGGATTTGCCCATTCATCCCTACTGA
- a CDS encoding NAD-dependent epimerase/dehydratase family protein — translation MNVLVTGSNGFLGQEVVSQLLKQGHRVTGYDRSLTCAIEAADYQYRQGDLIDLASLLETFQTQKFDAVIHTAAISHPVDSRRIPLQTVLTNALGTTHVLEAARLNGTPRVVNLSSECAYGNNQALGVIDESASLQPTTPYGCTKVFTEKLGQVYTDLYQVSAVSLRPGWIYGPGQFMQCYLKDLLRAAIDAKPLDEAAGGDYRLQYVHVSDVAAACLLAATVEDGRLTQRVFNVTAGEQESYSSVAERVRSLYPAADISIGPGTIEVLDENARFDICAAREQLGYHPEFLLTDGLVTYARWLENHPY, via the coding sequence ATGAATGTTCTCGTGACAGGCTCCAATGGATTTCTTGGACAAGAAGTCGTGAGTCAGCTTCTAAAGCAAGGTCACCGCGTGACTGGCTATGATCGCAGCCTGACCTGTGCCATCGAAGCTGCTGACTACCAGTATCGACAAGGCGATCTGATCGACCTGGCCAGCCTGCTGGAAACCTTTCAGACCCAGAAGTTTGATGCTGTCATCCACACGGCAGCAATCTCCCACCCCGTTGATTCGCGTCGCATTCCACTTCAAACCGTTTTGACCAACGCGCTGGGCACTACTCACGTGCTGGAAGCAGCACGCCTGAACGGAACACCTCGAGTGGTGAACCTCAGCTCTGAGTGTGCCTACGGCAATAACCAAGCACTCGGCGTGATCGACGAGTCGGCGTCGTTGCAACCGACCACCCCCTACGGCTGCACCAAGGTGTTCACCGAAAAGCTTGGCCAGGTCTACACCGACCTCTACCAGGTCAGCGCAGTTTCACTGCGCCCGGGCTGGATTTACGGGCCAGGCCAATTCATGCAGTGCTATCTCAAGGACTTACTGCGTGCAGCCATCGACGCAAAGCCGCTCGATGAAGCCGCTGGTGGCGATTACCGCCTGCAATACGTGCACGTTTCGGACGTCGCAGCGGCCTGCCTACTGGCAGCAACCGTAGAGGATGGGCGATTAACTCAGCGTGTGTTCAACGTCACCGCCGGCGAGCAAGAGAGCTACTCCTCGGTTGCCGAGCGCGTGCGTTCTCTGTATCCGGCCGCGGACATTAGCATCGGCCCAGGCACGATTGAGGTCCTCGATGAGAACGCACGATTCGACATCTGCGCAGCACGTGAACAACTCGGTTATCACCCAGAGTTTCTGTTAACTGATGGTTTGGTGACCTACGCACGCTGGCTCGAAAATCATCCCTACTGA
- a CDS encoding SDR family NAD(P)-dependent oxidoreductase, producing the protein MKTYLVTGAANGIGRAIALALGETGDTAVLNDLNFSHELESLVQELESKGVTARIALGDVASPETVRHAFSGLERLDVLVNNAGILNEAPITRMAFEQWDLMIRVHLYGTFLFAQEAARLMTRQGSGSIINIASDLGQLGCANLCHYSAAKGGIIAFTKSLARELAPHAVRVNAVAPGGTLTPMVERLGPAYVKEEAARYPLQRLGTADEIAHTVVFLCSEKASFTTGQVLGVNGGGVMNG; encoded by the coding sequence ATGAAAACCTATCTTGTGACAGGCGCCGCCAATGGCATTGGCCGCGCTATTGCCCTCGCTTTGGGCGAAACTGGCGACACGGCAGTGCTGAATGACTTGAACTTCAGCCATGAGCTTGAATCTCTGGTCCAGGAACTGGAATCCAAAGGTGTCACAGCTCGTATTGCGCTGGGTGACGTTGCCTCACCGGAGACGGTGAGGCATGCCTTCAGCGGATTGGAACGGCTGGATGTGCTGGTGAACAATGCTGGCATCCTGAACGAAGCGCCGATCACTCGGATGGCATTCGAGCAATGGGATCTGATGATACGCGTGCATCTGTACGGCACCTTCCTGTTTGCCCAGGAAGCAGCTCGACTCATGACCCGACAAGGCAGCGGCTCGATCATCAACATTGCCTCTGACCTTGGTCAGTTGGGCTGCGCCAATCTGTGTCACTACTCCGCCGCCAAAGGTGGGATTATCGCTTTCACCAAATCGCTGGCCAGAGAACTCGCGCCTCATGCGGTGAGGGTAAACGCGGTGGCACCAGGTGGCACACTGACGCCAATGGTCGAGCGACTTGGGCCGGCTTACGTGAAAGAAGAAGCGGCTCGGTATCCACTCCAGCGCCTCGGGACGGCAGACGAGATCGCTCATACTGTGGTGTTCCTTTGCTCCGAGAAAGCCAGTTTCACGACAGGCCAGGTGCTGGGCGTGAACGGTGGCGGCGTGATGAACGGGTAA
- a CDS encoding LysR family transcriptional regulator: MLGNLNDVDLRMLRTFCTIVEAGGFTAAQTRLNMSLPRLSVVIRDLEIRVGYSLCKRGKSGFQLTEEGLATYSAAQELFADIERFRQKTVEMNGRSQEHLQLGTVDSLATMPQSPLPPALARFRKEHPRIRLQLHVMRPDELEQAVLEERLHLAIGAFHHRLSGLDYRSLFNEEQNLYCSSDHPFFDRADETLSIEEISASDYVDRGYVAENRRPYELRFNNMISAFSMEAIALLVFSGTYIGYLPSHYAKNWVEEGRLRAILPDRLAYTSAFHCITRQGVDLQIGLASFLSILTSGNRPPVSEPPMPAST, translated from the coding sequence ATGCTTGGAAATCTGAATGACGTGGATCTGCGGATGCTCCGCACGTTCTGCACGATTGTTGAGGCTGGGGGGTTCACTGCAGCCCAGACCCGTTTGAACATGAGTCTGCCGCGGCTGAGTGTCGTGATCCGCGACCTAGAGATTCGTGTGGGCTATTCGTTGTGCAAGCGAGGCAAGTCCGGCTTTCAGCTCACAGAAGAAGGTTTGGCCACCTACAGCGCTGCCCAGGAACTCTTTGCCGACATCGAACGCTTTCGACAAAAAACAGTGGAGATGAACGGCCGAAGCCAGGAACACCTTCAACTGGGTACCGTAGACAGCCTGGCTACGATGCCGCAGAGCCCCCTGCCGCCTGCACTTGCTCGCTTTCGCAAAGAACACCCAAGGATTCGCCTGCAACTGCATGTGATGCGTCCCGATGAGTTGGAGCAAGCAGTCCTGGAAGAACGCCTGCATCTGGCGATCGGAGCCTTTCACCATCGGCTCTCAGGTCTGGACTACAGGTCGCTGTTCAACGAGGAGCAGAACCTCTACTGCAGCAGTGATCATCCGTTCTTTGATCGAGCAGATGAAACACTGTCCATCGAAGAAATCAGTGCTTCGGACTACGTGGATCGCGGCTACGTCGCAGAAAACCGCCGGCCTTATGAACTGCGCTTCAACAACATGATCAGCGCCTTCTCGATGGAGGCCATCGCGCTGCTGGTTTTCTCAGGGACATACATCGGCTACTTACCCTCCCACTATGCAAAAAACTGGGTCGAAGAAGGGCGGCTGCGGGCCATACTTCCGGATCGGCTCGCCTACACTTCCGCGTTTCATTGCATTACTCGGCAAGGAGTGGACTTGCAGATAGGCCTGGCCAGCTTCCTCAGCATACTCACAAGCGGCAATCGGCCTCCGGTAAGTGAGCCTCCGATGCCGGCAAGCACCTAA